The following proteins are encoded in a genomic region of Takifugu flavidus isolate HTHZ2018 chromosome 3, ASM371156v2, whole genome shotgun sequence:
- the LOC130523092 gene encoding uncharacterized protein LOC130523092 isoform X1: MLITIESLKLASYLCLFLWTFVLTDETSSFVHPVNSFVFANIGENVTLQCSRKDEPVTAFFWYKQTQGDKPKLISTFYEDDVNVGFSEEFKNGRFSGNITEKNYHLTIASLSPLDSAVYYCGSSSMHEFKFEKIYIVHIPILHLTVPVEVHQSPSKSVQSGGFVTLNCRVHTGTCEEEHTVYWFKKSGESVPELIYTHGGKKEQCERKNTCFYNLPMRNLNTSKAGTYYCAVATCGRILFGNGTKLDIGQYGQNRASSSDKPVYFLTGALVFTTILCVLLALSLFKLHKRISSQNTGTPTDPSCDMTGSVQEKNLHYANISHQNLNKSRRITETSNCVYSFIQ; this comes from the exons gtttatttttatggaCTTTTG tCCTGACAGATGAAACATCCTCGTTTGTGCATCCAGTGAATAGTTTTGTATTTGCTAATATCGGGGAAAATGTGACACTGCAGTGTTCCCGTAAGGACGAGCCTGTAACAGCGTTCTTCTGGTACAAGCAAACTCAAGGAGACAAACCAAAGCTCATCTCTACATTTTATGAAGATGATGTCAATGTAGGCTTTAGCGAAGAGTTCAAGAACGGTCGCTTTTCAGGTAACATTACAGAGAAAAACTACCACCTGACAATTGCAAGTTTGAGCCCTTTAGACTCAGCAGTATATTACTGTGGCAGTAGCAGTATGCatgaatttaaatttgaaaagatCTATATTGTCCATATTCCGATTTTACATTTGACCGTACCAGTAGAGGTCCATCAGTCACCATCAAAGTCTGTTCAGTCTGGAGGTTTTGTGACTCTGAACTGCAGAGTACATACTGGGACCTGTGAAGAGGAACACACAGTTTACTGGTTCAAGAAGTCAGGAGAGTCTGTACCAGAGCTCATTTACACCCATGGAGGCAAGAAAGAACAGTGTGAGAGAaaaaacacctgtttctacaatTTGCCCATGAGAAACTTGAATACTTCCAAggctgggacctactattgtgctgttgcaacATGTGGACgaattctgtttggaaatggaaccaagctggaCATTGGACAGTATGGACAGA ACAGAGCCTCTTCTTCTGACAAACCTGTATATTTCTTGACTGGTGCTTTGGTATTCACCACCatactgtgtgttttattggctTTATCACTGTTTAAGCTGCACAAGAGGATCAGTTCCCAGAATACAG GTACGCCAACAGATCCATCCTGTGATATGACTGGAAGT GTTCAAGAGAAAAATCTCCATTATGCCAATATAAGCCACCAGAATCTTAACAAATCAAGAAGGATAACAGAGACCAGTAATTGTGTTTACTCTTTCATTCAGTGA
- the LOC130523092 gene encoding uncharacterized protein LOC130523092 isoform X2 encodes MLITIESLKLASYLCLFLWTFVLTDETSSFVHPVNSFVFANIGENVTLQCSRKDEPVTAFFWYKQTQGDKPKLISTFYEDDVNVGFSEEFKNGRFSGNITEKNYHLTIASLSPLDSAVYYCGSSSMHEFKFEKIYIVHIPILHLTVPVEVHQSPSKSVQSGGFVTLNCRVHTGTCEEEHTVYWFKKSGESVPELIYTHGGKKEQCERKNTCFYNLPMRNLNTSKAGTYYCAVATCGRILFGNGTKLDIGQYGQNRASSSDKPVYFLTGALVFTTILCVLLALSLFKLHKRISSQNTGSREKSPLCQYKPPES; translated from the exons gtttatttttatggaCTTTTG tCCTGACAGATGAAACATCCTCGTTTGTGCATCCAGTGAATAGTTTTGTATTTGCTAATATCGGGGAAAATGTGACACTGCAGTGTTCCCGTAAGGACGAGCCTGTAACAGCGTTCTTCTGGTACAAGCAAACTCAAGGAGACAAACCAAAGCTCATCTCTACATTTTATGAAGATGATGTCAATGTAGGCTTTAGCGAAGAGTTCAAGAACGGTCGCTTTTCAGGTAACATTACAGAGAAAAACTACCACCTGACAATTGCAAGTTTGAGCCCTTTAGACTCAGCAGTATATTACTGTGGCAGTAGCAGTATGCatgaatttaaatttgaaaagatCTATATTGTCCATATTCCGATTTTACATTTGACCGTACCAGTAGAGGTCCATCAGTCACCATCAAAGTCTGTTCAGTCTGGAGGTTTTGTGACTCTGAACTGCAGAGTACATACTGGGACCTGTGAAGAGGAACACACAGTTTACTGGTTCAAGAAGTCAGGAGAGTCTGTACCAGAGCTCATTTACACCCATGGAGGCAAGAAAGAACAGTGTGAGAGAaaaaacacctgtttctacaatTTGCCCATGAGAAACTTGAATACTTCCAAggctgggacctactattgtgctgttgcaacATGTGGACgaattctgtttggaaatggaaccaagctggaCATTGGACAGTATGGACAGA ACAGAGCCTCTTCTTCTGACAAACCTGTATATTTCTTGACTGGTGCTTTGGTATTCACCACCatactgtgtgttttattggctTTATCACTGTTTAAGCTGCACAAGAGGATCAGTTCCCAGAATACAG GTTCAAGAGAAAAATCTCCATTATGCCAATATAAGCCACCAGAATCTTAA